One window from the genome of Leptospira johnsonii encodes:
- a CDS encoding phosphoethanolamine transferase yields MGTINKKNILEMFSRYSVWVLPSVILISDIIIRDEILPTFKPLQWAFYSLSFIYSVILYSAAIILLRILYQQKSKIAYYIVFFLILSFYTGTLLGSYGYYAYTGIMPNFFVFSFIFHEPLNSWTIVEGGFTKSALVFGLLAFTVLGASLWFTATKEPLKYRFQTPVRIGVVIVFLAISGFLHNNTRFNDQVYVSDTNTLAFVWRNLYNHLTGDSLGSAGLQSRNKPRLPQIASNPGFNVLFVVTESLRKGSLGVYGYERNTTPFMSKFAQTADRSQYFLFKKAYSNSSSTLLSFPSILTGVSPSQPVPMTHTYPLFWEYGKSAGLSTFYITSHNLQWNNFEGFFKNSGIDFLWDKERSGLKVFNDIGIDDRETVKEFKRHLSGFKTSGKRFAGVLHFNTNHFPYIVPEESKFFAVDSVPDQYDNSVRHMDSLLEDVYAYLQKEGFLENTVVIFTSDHGESLFEHDYLGHIDSNYVETVAIPMLVYIPNSLKESVNLQAIRRNTEKPVANTDLIPTFLDILNVENSPTIKKYSANLEGKSLLRDIYGDRRIIITNNNEISLYKVGISYIKGNYHYIMNMNSNPSKERLFDLSKDPKELKDLWAEASEENKIHFREVVKDCGVCVELFSSQGLQYQTSEEDLETAELKRNSSKPATF; encoded by the coding sequence ATGGGAACTATAAATAAAAAAAATATACTAGAGATGTTCTCCCGTTATTCAGTCTGGGTTCTTCCTTCAGTAATACTAATTTCAGACATCATTATCAGAGACGAGATATTACCAACATTCAAACCCTTGCAGTGGGCGTTTTATTCTCTCTCATTTATCTATTCCGTAATTTTATATTCTGCGGCGATCATTCTCCTCAGAATTTTATACCAACAAAAATCCAAGATAGCATACTACATCGTATTCTTTCTGATCTTGTCTTTTTATACCGGAACATTATTAGGTTCTTACGGATACTATGCGTATACCGGCATTATGCCTAATTTCTTTGTGTTCTCTTTCATATTCCACGAACCTTTAAACAGTTGGACAATCGTAGAAGGAGGGTTTACCAAATCCGCTTTGGTTTTCGGGCTTCTCGCCTTTACTGTTTTAGGTGCTTCTCTTTGGTTCACTGCGACCAAGGAACCTTTAAAATACAGATTCCAAACTCCGGTACGGATCGGAGTAGTGATCGTATTTTTAGCGATCAGCGGCTTCTTACATAATAATACCAGATTTAACGACCAAGTATATGTTTCAGATACGAATACGCTCGCGTTCGTTTGGAGGAACTTATACAATCACCTAACGGGAGATAGTTTAGGATCCGCAGGCTTGCAATCCAGGAACAAGCCTAGACTTCCTCAGATCGCTTCCAATCCAGGGTTCAATGTTCTATTCGTAGTAACAGAAAGTTTGAGAAAGGGAAGTTTGGGAGTATATGGTTACGAAAGGAACACTACTCCTTTCATGTCTAAATTCGCACAAACAGCGGACCGAAGCCAATACTTCTTATTCAAAAAGGCTTATTCAAATTCCAGTTCTACTCTTCTATCTTTTCCAAGTATATTGACCGGGGTTTCTCCTTCTCAACCAGTTCCGATGACACATACGTATCCATTGTTCTGGGAGTATGGAAAATCCGCGGGGCTCTCTACTTTCTATATCACTAGCCATAATCTGCAGTGGAACAACTTCGAAGGATTTTTCAAAAACTCAGGGATCGATTTCCTTTGGGATAAAGAAAGAAGCGGTTTAAAAGTATTCAACGATATCGGGATCGACGATAGAGAAACAGTAAAAGAATTCAAAAGACATCTTTCCGGATTTAAAACCTCAGGCAAAAGATTCGCTGGAGTTTTGCACTTCAACACGAATCACTTTCCATACATTGTGCCGGAAGAATCAAAATTTTTCGCTGTGGATTCGGTGCCTGACCAGTACGATAACTCTGTCCGACACATGGACAGCCTTCTGGAAGATGTATACGCTTATCTGCAAAAAGAAGGTTTCTTAGAAAATACTGTAGTGATCTTCACATCGGATCATGGAGAGTCTCTTTTCGAGCATGATTACCTAGGACATATAGATAGCAACTATGTAGAGACTGTTGCCATCCCTATGTTGGTCTATATCCCGAATTCTCTAAAAGAATCCGTTAACCTACAAGCGATCAGAAGAAACACTGAAAAACCGGTAGCAAATACGGATCTGATCCCGACCTTCCTAGATATTTTAAATGTGGAAAATAGTCCTACGATCAAAAAGTATTCTGCAAATCTGGAAGGCAAATCCTTGCTCAGAGATATTTATGGAGACCGTAGGATCATCATCACCAATAATAACGAGATCTCTTTGTATAAAGTTGGGATCAGTTATATCAAGGGAAATTACCATTATATAATGAATATGAACTCTAATCCTTCCAAAGAACGTCTATTCGATCTTTCTAAAGATCCGAAAGAGTTAAAAGATCTTTGGGCGGAAGCAAGTGAAGAGAATAAGATCCACTTTAGAGAAGTAGTAAAAGACTGCGGAGTTTGTGTGGAATTATTCTCGTCCCAAGGTTTACAATACCAGACTTCGGAAGAAGATCTGGAAACTGCGGAACTAAAAAGAAATTCCTCTAAGCCTGCAACGTTCTGA
- a CDS encoding lysophospholipid acyltransferase family protein produces MANPKPRSERQKVKKFLQYLFARILVGTLSIFPYILRGKILFYIIRFLAKTTGATRKRIERHIRTTFPQKSESEIQEYILHNLRNLSHMANEFCEEPRMNRKFIDKWVTFLPNKETHTRLFEKGGILVLGHLGNWETMGVAICYTAPKNDLYVFAKRQSNPWSNAWIEKNRASQRIKLVYTDESPRKALTLLKQGKLVAFISDQDAGKTGSFFPFLGNLASTFLGPATFSRMTDVPILFCSSWYDQTGKLYFYVEEFERPDLDPRKDPELWEREFTHKWVKRLEEEVYKHPGDYFWLHRRWHTKPENKEELDKFWKEFKPSSERSRV; encoded by the coding sequence ATGGCGAATCCTAAACCTAGAAGCGAGAGACAAAAAGTCAAAAAATTCCTGCAGTACCTTTTCGCGAGAATATTGGTGGGCACTCTGTCTATTTTCCCTTATATTCTTAGGGGAAAGATCCTATTCTATATCATTCGATTCCTGGCCAAAACGACAGGCGCGACTAGAAAAAGGATCGAAAGACATATACGGACAACATTTCCTCAAAAGTCGGAATCTGAGATACAAGAGTACATCCTTCATAATCTTAGAAATCTTTCCCATATGGCAAATGAGTTCTGTGAAGAACCTAGAATGAACAGAAAATTCATAGATAAATGGGTGACCTTCTTACCGAATAAAGAAACTCATACTCGCCTTTTTGAGAAAGGTGGGATCTTGGTTTTAGGTCATTTAGGAAATTGGGAAACGATGGGTGTTGCCATTTGTTATACCGCTCCTAAAAACGATCTATATGTATTTGCAAAAAGGCAAAGTAATCCCTGGTCCAACGCTTGGATTGAAAAGAACAGAGCTTCTCAACGGATCAAGTTGGTCTATACGGACGAAAGTCCTAGAAAGGCCTTAACTCTGCTCAAGCAGGGAAAATTAGTCGCATTTATTTCGGACCAGGACGCAGGTAAGACGGGGTCCTTCTTTCCATTTTTAGGGAACTTGGCCTCTACATTCTTAGGACCCGCAACATTCTCCAGAATGACCGATGTGCCGATCTTATTCTGCAGTAGCTGGTACGATCAAACAGGAAAATTATATTTTTATGTAGAAGAATTCGAAAGACCGGATCTGGACCCTAGAAAGGACCCGGAACTATGGGAGAGAGAATTCACTCATAAATGGGTAAAACGTTTGGAAGAAGAAGTCTATAAACATCCAGGAGATTATTTCTGGTTACATAGACGTTGGCATACTAAACCGGAAAACAAAGAAGAACTAGATAAGTTCTGGAAAGAATTTAAACCCTCTTCTGAAAGATCTAGAGTTTGA
- a CDS encoding lipocalin-like domain-containing protein, with translation MPFQFLTNKVARPQRFSRILSLVLFSSILLISSGNGFSAPKADPKETQGKSFKFPQDHFFHKGYRVEWCYFIGILDTEEGKELGYELSFFRAYLGPKVALYPVHFAISDLEDEKHKISQTIERELGGVAGQDKSNLWSGDYRMEVTGPADFRISAFPRTDSGFGLELELSTKSKNILTHGKNGKSLKSRKNPKFFSHYYSIPRLETKGSLYLEGKEYHVKSGTSWMDHEWSSPEGTEAAFDLSSKDISWDWICIQMEDGSDIMAFNFKNRSGDIETFGTFRSPEGKVISLENENDLKFVPEDKTWKSDLTGNSYKLRWKLISERFNLNISPRFEEQEFDARSSTGLIYWEGAVKVGGDIEGKSVKGKGYLELKPFR, from the coding sequence ATGCCCTTCCAATTTTTAACAAATAAAGTCGCAAGACCTCAAAGATTCTCAAGGATCTTATCTTTAGTTCTGTTCTCATCTATACTCTTAATCTCGAGCGGAAACGGATTTTCCGCTCCTAAAGCCGACCCAAAAGAAACCCAAGGCAAGAGTTTTAAATTTCCCCAAGACCATTTTTTCCATAAAGGATACAGAGTAGAATGGTGCTATTTCATTGGCATCTTGGATACCGAAGAAGGTAAAGAATTAGGATATGAGTTAAGCTTCTTCCGAGCTTACCTTGGGCCTAAAGTTGCATTATATCCAGTCCACTTTGCAATCTCCGATCTTGAAGATGAAAAACATAAGATCTCTCAAACCATCGAAAGAGAATTAGGCGGAGTCGCCGGCCAAGACAAAAGCAACCTGTGGAGTGGGGATTATCGTATGGAAGTCACAGGCCCTGCGGACTTTAGGATCTCTGCTTTCCCTAGAACCGACTCCGGCTTCGGTTTGGAATTAGAACTTAGCACCAAATCAAAAAATATTCTTACTCACGGCAAAAACGGAAAATCACTTAAGAGCAGAAAGAACCCTAAATTTTTCTCCCATTATTACAGCATTCCTCGTTTGGAAACCAAGGGCTCTCTTTATCTGGAGGGAAAAGAATATCATGTCAAATCCGGTACAAGTTGGATGGACCATGAATGGAGCAGTCCAGAAGGTACCGAGGCTGCTTTCGATCTTTCCTCCAAGGATATTTCCTGGGATTGGATCTGTATCCAAATGGAAGACGGTTCCGATATTATGGCCTTCAATTTTAAAAATAGATCGGGAGATATTGAAACCTTCGGGACTTTCCGTTCTCCAGAGGGAAAGGTAATATCTTTAGAGAATGAGAATGATCTGAAATTTGTTCCGGAAGATAAGACCTGGAAAAGCGACCTAACGGGGAATTCCTACAAATTACGATGGAAATTAATTTCCGAACGATTTAATTTGAATATCTCGCCTAGATTCGAGGAGCAGGAGTTCGACGCAAGATCTAGCACCGGACTAATTTATTGGGAAGGCGCAGTCAAAGTCGGCGGAGATATCGAAGGGAAATCCGTAAAAGGAAAAGGTTACCTGGAACTAAAACCTTTCCGTTAA
- a CDS encoding ABC transporter permease subunit, producing MRNYFVKRIFLIVPTILGITFLVFILSHLAPGGPLEREIAKLRGYGNEDGARSSLINNEEIEILKQKLRLDKPLPVAYLYWLWDVASLDLGESRLHSRPVNELIFEKIPVSLTFGLSGFLLSYLICIPLGIRKAIQSGQAFDSGTSIIILIAYSIPVFALSMLLLYLLSSGEVFSVFPLGHEYSDNYDDLDFFEKIIDRAEHMFLPVLCYVSGSFAMLTLLMKNSLLDQISKEYVRTAISKGLSFKDAIYKHAFRNSLIPIATGFGSNLSLVLAGSLIIELVFSIDGIGLLSFQAVTERDTNLMMGLLLIQSFLSLIGNILSDLCYIIIDPRINFEA from the coding sequence ATGAGAAATTATTTTGTAAAAAGGATCTTTCTGATCGTTCCCACCATCCTTGGGATCACTTTCCTAGTATTTATTTTATCCCACCTAGCTCCGGGCGGACCTTTAGAAAGAGAGATCGCAAAATTAAGAGGATACGGCAACGAAGACGGCGCCAGATCTTCTTTGATCAATAACGAAGAAATTGAGATCCTAAAACAAAAACTACGTTTGGACAAACCACTTCCGGTCGCTTATTTGTACTGGTTATGGGATGTGGCGAGTTTGGACCTGGGAGAATCCAGATTACATTCTCGCCCTGTTAACGAATTGATCTTCGAAAAGATCCCCGTATCCCTCACATTCGGTCTTTCCGGATTTTTACTTTCTTATCTGATCTGTATTCCATTAGGAATTCGTAAAGCAATTCAAAGTGGTCAGGCATTCGATAGCGGGACGAGTATCATCATTCTAATCGCGTATTCTATTCCGGTATTTGCGCTTTCGATGTTATTATTATACCTTCTCTCTTCAGGAGAAGTGTTTTCCGTATTTCCTCTAGGACACGAATATTCAGACAATTACGATGATCTAGACTTTTTTGAGAAGATCATAGATAGAGCCGAGCATATGTTCTTGCCAGTGCTATGTTATGTTTCCGGGTCTTTTGCAATGCTCACTCTTTTGATGAAAAACTCTCTCTTGGACCAGATCTCTAAAGAGTACGTTAGAACTGCAATCTCCAAAGGTTTATCTTTTAAAGATGCAATTTACAAACATGCATTTAGGAACAGTTTGATCCCGATCGCAACAGGATTCGGTTCCAATCTAAGTTTGGTTTTAGCGGGATCCTTGATTATCGAGTTGGTATTCAGTATAGATGGGATCGGATTACTCAGTTTTCAAGCAGTCACAGAAAGAGATACCAATCTGATGATGGGGCTTCTACTGATCCAAAGTTTTCTCTCCCTGATCGGGAACATTCTCTCGGATCTTTGTTATATTATCATCGACCCTAGGATCAATTTCGAAGCATGA
- a CDS encoding ABC transporter permease subunit — MNSLFKRRFEKFRSNTKAWISLWILGISYIVSLFAPILSNNQPWIVSYDDSWKFPIFVRYTQKDFGGSEYSPVNYKKLKLREDFEDDDDNWILFPPVPYGYNEDNLETIEDDENPPSSPSLKHWLGTDDRGRDVFTRIFYAYRNSMSFGLILVFIEFIFGTIVGGIQGYYGRRTDIILQRIIEILSAIPFLYLILIMGSFFGRGFIVLGITYSALSWIGISMYMRGEFYRSKSLTYVDAAKALGASSWSIMKNHILPNAITPLVTFLPFALISSISILSALDFLGYGIPAPNPSWGEMISQGRDNLRAWWLIAFPSLSLAATILLSSFIGEGIRDSFDSKEKVTYE; from the coding sequence ATGAACTCTCTATTCAAAAGAAGATTCGAAAAATTCAGATCCAATACAAAGGCATGGATCTCTCTTTGGATATTGGGAATCTCCTATATCGTTTCCTTATTCGCACCTATACTGTCAAATAACCAGCCTTGGATCGTTTCCTACGATGATTCTTGGAAATTTCCGATCTTCGTCCGTTATACTCAAAAGGACTTCGGTGGATCGGAATATTCTCCCGTGAATTACAAAAAACTAAAATTGAGAGAAGACTTCGAAGACGACGACGATAACTGGATCTTATTCCCTCCGGTTCCTTACGGATACAACGAAGACAATTTAGAGACAATCGAAGACGATGAAAATCCACCTTCTTCTCCTAGCCTAAAACACTGGCTCGGAACGGACGATAGAGGAAGGGATGTCTTCACTCGGATCTTTTATGCGTACAGAAATTCCATGAGTTTCGGACTGATCCTAGTATTTATAGAATTTATTTTCGGAACGATTGTAGGCGGGATCCAAGGATATTACGGAAGAAGAACGGATATCATCCTGCAAAGGATCATTGAAATTTTATCCGCAATCCCTTTCTTATATTTGATCCTAATCATGGGTTCTTTTTTCGGAAGAGGATTTATAGTATTAGGGATTACTTACTCCGCATTGAGTTGGATCGGGATCAGTATGTACATGCGAGGGGAATTTTACAGATCTAAATCTCTTACTTACGTGGATGCGGCAAAAGCGTTAGGCGCTAGCTCTTGGAGTATCATGAAAAATCATATTCTACCGAATGCGATCACTCCGCTTGTGACCTTCTTACCATTTGCACTCATCAGCTCTATCTCTATATTAAGCGCCTTGGACTTTTTAGGTTATGGAATTCCTGCACCGAATCCTTCTTGGGGAGAAATGATCAGCCAAGGAAGGGACAATCTCAGAGCTTGGTGGTTGATCGCTTTTCCTTCTTTGTCATTAGCGGCCACCATCCTCCTTTCTTCTTTTATAGGAGAAGGCATACGTGATTCTTTTGATTCTAAGGAGAAGGTAACGTACGAATGA
- a CDS encoding ABC transporter ATP-binding protein has protein sequence MNSETILQVSNLILELSKEGKFVPLLEEINFEIRKGEVLALVGESGCGKSVCSAAITKLLPRESFRYANGKVLFQGTDLLQTDSETLRKIRGKKISYVFQEPFSALDPLSKIKDQMTEGFLEHGLGTRKEAEDKAEYLLGAVGITDIKLRMNCYPHQLSGGILQRVGIGMALMCDPELLIADEPTSALDVTVQAQLVELLLKLKEKMNLSVLFISHDFGLVSHIADRICVLYAGRIAELGTVDQILDQPNHPYTKDLLDSLPSHFFQTGVFKPIEGRLPSPGSYPKGCHYSDRCDFVFSHCRTAKPTLENMNGSGHFSACFLNEKKELAG, from the coding sequence ATGAATTCGGAAACTATTCTCCAAGTATCTAACTTAATTTTAGAACTTTCAAAAGAAGGAAAGTTCGTGCCATTATTAGAAGAGATCAACTTTGAGATCCGTAAAGGAGAAGTTCTCGCACTCGTAGGAGAGTCCGGTTGCGGAAAATCGGTCTGCTCTGCAGCGATCACAAAATTACTTCCTCGTGAGTCTTTTAGATACGCGAATGGAAAGGTTCTATTCCAAGGAACGGACCTTCTTCAAACGGACTCAGAAACTTTAAGAAAGATCCGAGGAAAAAAAATCTCATACGTATTCCAAGAACCCTTCTCAGCTTTAGATCCTTTGAGTAAAATAAAAGACCAAATGACAGAAGGATTTTTAGAACACGGACTCGGAACCCGTAAAGAAGCGGAAGATAAGGCCGAATATCTTCTTGGAGCGGTAGGAATTACCGACATAAAGTTAAGGATGAATTGTTATCCTCATCAGTTAAGCGGCGGGATCTTACAAAGGGTCGGGATCGGAATGGCATTGATGTGCGATCCAGAGCTTTTAATCGCAGATGAACCAACTTCCGCTTTGGATGTTACAGTCCAGGCCCAGTTGGTGGAACTCCTACTGAAATTGAAAGAAAAGATGAACTTATCCGTATTATTCATCTCTCACGATTTCGGTTTGGTCAGCCATATTGCGGACCGGATCTGCGTATTATATGCTGGAAGGATCGCTGAACTCGGAACAGTGGACCAAATTTTGGACCAACCAAATCACCCTTATACAAAAGATCTTTTGGATTCTTTGCCTTCTCATTTTTTCCAAACTGGGGTTTTTAAACCGATAGAAGGGAGATTACCTTCTCCAGGAAGTTATCCTAAGGGCTGCCATTATTCGGACAGATGCGATTTTGTATTTTCTCACTGTAGGACAGCAAAACCTACATTAGAAAATATGAATGGGTCAGGGCATTTCTCCGCATGCTTCTTAAATGAGAAAAAGGAGCTTGCGGGATGA
- a CDS encoding ABC transporter ATP-binding protein, which yields MNLLEIKDLNVSYGKETFFGERKSVIKAVEDVNLVMEDGETFSLVGESGCGKSTLGRAILRLLKSDSGSIFFKGKEILGLKEKEFLPLRKQIQIVFQDPYSSLNPRRNIKDILTEGLYIHGNYTEEQAEEEASDILEKVGLPPDILNRYPHEFSGGQRQRIAIARALILKPEFILFDEAVSALDVSNQAQVLLLLQKLKADFGLSYLFISHDLGIVKSISDKIAVMYLGKIVEIGTKSQIAEKPSHPYTKALFGAIFEVENRKTRKTPLQGEVPSILKKPNGCHFHTRCPIAKDICSETTPEWKDLGEGHKSYCHFPDGK from the coding sequence ATGAACCTTTTAGAGATCAAAGATCTGAACGTAAGCTACGGAAAAGAAACCTTTTTCGGCGAAAGAAAATCCGTAATCAAAGCTGTAGAAGATGTAAACCTAGTAATGGAAGACGGGGAAACATTTAGCCTAGTGGGTGAATCCGGTTGCGGAAAATCTACATTGGGCAGGGCGATACTCAGACTTCTTAAATCAGATTCAGGCTCCATATTTTTCAAAGGAAAAGAGATCCTAGGGTTAAAAGAAAAAGAATTTTTACCTCTCAGAAAACAGATCCAGATCGTATTCCAAGATCCTTATTCTTCCTTAAATCCAAGAAGGAATATTAAAGATATCTTAACCGAAGGACTTTATATCCACGGGAATTACACGGAGGAGCAAGCCGAAGAGGAAGCTTCGGACATCTTGGAAAAAGTGGGGCTCCCTCCGGATATCCTAAACAGATATCCTCATGAATTTTCCGGAGGACAGAGACAAAGGATTGCGATCGCAAGAGCTTTGATCTTAAAACCGGAATTTATACTCTTTGATGAAGCCGTCTCCGCTTTGGACGTTTCCAACCAGGCTCAGGTACTTCTTCTATTACAAAAATTGAAAGCAGATTTCGGGCTTTCTTATTTGTTCATATCTCATGATCTGGGAATCGTAAAATCCATTTCGGATAAGATCGCAGTCATGTATTTGGGAAAGATCGTAGAGATAGGCACCAAATCCCAGATCGCAGAAAAACCTTCTCATCCTTATACGAAGGCTTTATTCGGAGCAATATTCGAAGTAGAAAATCGCAAGACCCGAAAAACCCCTCTGCAAGGAGAGGTGCCTAGTATATTAAAAAAACCGAACGGTTGTCATTTCCATACTCGTTGTCCTATTGCAAAAGACATCTGTTCCGAAACAACTCCGGAATGGAAGGATCTAGGCGAAGGCCATAAGTCCTACTGCCATTTTCCGGACGGAAAATAA
- a CDS encoding AsmA family protein — MRSWDVINRYLEENKIRYISALGFFVLLFVLIVYIPFVQRKDVYKEFILDRLRSSTDLDIKVADSDLYLLPFPGIELNQIEIRKDNVLIAVSDKVDIDISWFGLIKRMIEIRDISINGGSLHLERRKDGSFDIVEYLNGKKKEAEQKSNVKELLDDVNSRIGFSTEDFLAISLKNIEIDNFTLEYNEQSHDRKYIVYFKKSQISVSFYGKDVDLLFQGTIDDQPIDLEMTGGLQNFPVNWEKLQFSAVLKTEELSLSLLRDLFHIFPAGDFSKTKLSGRTEVVKEEGTIFKFKIRNQIKDLAYKGGLPFGNIRLNVDFDLDLINKKVAFPFIETVWEGVAKATAKGSVNWKNRSLGQFDIKADYGDYHNLLKLGKLFQVREDLFDPNSPPGIFYFTGELNNIFAFKHRFAHIKMEAKYVDPLLSIPNFHAYIYNGEILGKAKIYPDIPKIEVEGDAHRLQVDKVLLPYLSEKIMEGELSSWFSFETQIRNHSRDSVKELFANMKGIGNITIKNGELVGYANFMVPVLNTLGKIIAFKGVDGRELKFISLKSDVKIGGNEMYFPNMKLEIENSGMDVDGKGTVGFDQKIDMRLHLRLGGKYIGKGLHIPIIYAGTFGKSIPYVDPIWLGSVYTGMTLLGPYLIPLGGPYAGGVAGSVIGEYVRDLWDGVTGLFGGSSSDSDKKQKDK, encoded by the coding sequence ATGCGCTCCTGGGACGTGATCAATCGGTATTTAGAAGAGAATAAGATCCGCTATATTTCCGCACTCGGGTTTTTCGTATTATTATTCGTACTGATCGTTTACATCCCTTTCGTTCAAAGAAAGGACGTATATAAAGAATTCATATTAGACCGACTGAGAAGTTCCACCGACCTAGATATTAAAGTAGCAGATTCGGATCTATACCTTCTGCCTTTTCCGGGAATAGAACTAAATCAAATCGAAATCAGAAAAGACAATGTACTGATCGCAGTCAGCGACAAAGTAGATATTGATATTTCCTGGTTCGGTTTGATCAAAAGAATGATTGAGATCCGGGACATTTCCATCAACGGAGGATCCCTTCATTTGGAAAGAAGAAAGGATGGGTCTTTTGATATAGTAGAGTATTTGAATGGAAAGAAGAAAGAAGCGGAACAGAAGAGTAACGTAAAAGAACTTCTGGACGACGTAAATTCCAGGATTGGATTCTCTACCGAAGATTTTTTGGCTATTAGTCTGAAAAATATAGAAATAGATAATTTCACATTAGAATATAACGAACAGAGCCACGATAGAAAATACATAGTATATTTCAAAAAGTCTCAGATCTCCGTTTCTTTTTACGGAAAGGACGTGGATCTTTTATTCCAGGGAACAATAGACGACCAACCTATCGATCTAGAAATGACAGGTGGCTTGCAAAACTTTCCTGTGAATTGGGAAAAATTACAATTCAGTGCAGTCCTAAAAACGGAAGAACTTTCACTTTCTCTACTCAGAGATCTATTCCACATATTCCCAGCTGGGGACTTCTCCAAAACAAAACTTTCCGGAAGAACAGAAGTAGTAAAGGAAGAAGGTACCATTTTTAAATTCAAGATCCGGAACCAAATTAAGGATCTTGCATATAAAGGAGGGCTCCCTTTCGGAAATATCAGATTGAATGTTGACTTCGATCTGGACTTGATCAACAAAAAGGTAGCTTTTCCTTTTATAGAAACAGTTTGGGAAGGAGTAGCAAAAGCTACTGCAAAAGGGAGTGTGAACTGGAAGAACAGAAGTTTAGGTCAGTTCGATATCAAAGCGGATTATGGGGACTATCATAATCTTTTAAAACTCGGAAAACTATTCCAAGTCAGAGAGGATCTTTTCGATCCGAATTCTCCTCCGGGTATCTTCTATTTTACAGGAGAATTGAATAATATTTTTGCATTCAAACATAGATTCGCCCATATAAAAATGGAAGCGAAGTATGTGGATCCGCTTCTTTCCATCCCTAACTTCCATGCGTATATCTATAACGGAGAAATATTAGGAAAAGCTAAAATATATCCGGATATACCTAAGATAGAAGTGGAGGGAGACGCCCATCGACTTCAGGTAGATAAGGTACTTCTTCCTTATTTATCCGAAAAAATTATGGAAGGTGAACTTTCCAGCTGGTTCTCCTTTGAAACGCAGATCAGAAATCATTCTAGGGATTCCGTGAAGGAACTTTTTGCCAACATGAAAGGGATCGGGAATATCACGATCAAGAACGGAGAGCTAGTCGGTTACGCAAACTTCATGGTCCCGGTCTTGAACACCTTAGGTAAAATTATCGCATTCAAGGGTGTGGATGGAAGAGAGTTAAAATTTATCTCCCTTAAATCCGATGTAAAAATCGGAGGCAACGAGATGTACTTCCCCAACATGAAACTGGAAATCGAGAACAGCGGAATGGACGTTGATGGAAAGGGTACTGTCGGCTTTGATCAAAAAATCGATATGAGACTCCATCTTCGCTTAGGTGGAAAGTATATCGGTAAAGGTTTACATATCCCGATTATCTATGCGGGAACATTTGGAAAAAGTATTCCTTATGTGGATCCAATTTGGCTCGGCAGTGTGTATACCGGTATGACGTTACTAGGACCTTATCTTATCCCTTTGGGCGGACCTTACGCAGGTGGTGTCGCTGGGTCAGTAATAGGAGAGTATGTCCGAGACCTTTGGGATGGCGTTACCGGTCTATTCGGTGGAAGCAGTTCCGACTCGGACAAAAAACAAAAAGATAAATAA